The Clostridioides difficile genome has a segment encoding these proteins:
- a CDS encoding UxaA family hydrolase, translating to MINAVIIDEKDNVAVAIEAISKNSEINFKLKDKTIKTITALDDITIYHKLAIKDMAEGDKVTKYGEHIGEANQEIKIGQHVHIHNVKSVREDLDKQIVSNI from the coding sequence ATGATAAATGCAGTGATAATTGACGAAAAAGATAATGTTGCAGTAGCTATTGAGGCAATATCTAAGAATAGTGAAATCAATTTTAAATTAAAAGATAAAACAATAAAGACAATAACAGCTTTAGATGATATAACTATTTATCATAAATTAGCTATAAAGGATATGGCTGAAGGAGATAAAGTCACTAAATATGGAGAGCATATAGGAGAAGCTAATCAAGAAATAAAAATTGGTCAACATGTACATATTCACAATGTTAAAAGTGTCAGGGAAGATTTAGATAAACAAATTGTATCAAACATATAA
- a CDS encoding UxaA family hydrolase — MKFYGYKRPDGRVGIRNHILILPTSVCASDTTRIIASQVQGAVTFNNQNGCSQVSSDQQLTMDVMAGYAANPNVYGVIVVSLGCENCQNDLVVDAIKERTNKPIKTLVIQEEHGTLKTIEKAVRYAREMAQEASILRKEEFPISELILGTECGGSDPTSGLAANPLIGELSDRLVDLGSTSILSETTEFIGAEHILARRAVNEEVKEKILHIVHRYEDSLKLVGEEVREGNPSPGNIAGGLTSLEEKSLGCIHKGGHRVISEVYDYAKQIDKKGLVIMDTPGNDASSVAGMVAGGAQVVVFSTGRGTPSGNPIAPVIKITGNKITFANMEDNMDFDASPVIYGPQTMEELTDDLLNLVVDVANGKQSKAESLGYTEMAIARVCNYV, encoded by the coding sequence ATGAAATTTTATGGATATAAAAGACCTGATGGAAGAGTTGGTATAAGAAATCACATATTAATATTACCTACAAGTGTGTGTGCATCAGATACAACGAGAATTATAGCATCACAAGTTCAAGGGGCCGTTACTTTTAATAATCAAAATGGATGTTCTCAAGTAAGCTCAGACCAACAATTAACTATGGATGTTATGGCTGGATACGCAGCAAATCCTAATGTATATGGTGTGATAGTTGTGTCTTTAGGTTGTGAAAATTGCCAAAATGATTTGGTAGTTGATGCAATAAAAGAGAGAACAAATAAACCAATAAAGACTCTTGTAATACAAGAAGAGCATGGAACTTTAAAAACGATAGAAAAAGCTGTTCGTTATGCCAGAGAAATGGCACAAGAAGCTTCTATACTTAGAAAAGAAGAATTTCCAATATCTGAACTTATATTAGGGACTGAATGTGGTGGGTCTGACCCAACAAGTGGGCTAGCTGCTAATCCTCTAATAGGAGAATTAAGTGATAGACTTGTTGATTTAGGGTCTACTTCAATTTTAAGTGAAACTACTGAATTTATAGGAGCAGAACATATATTAGCTAGAAGAGCAGTAAATGAAGAAGTAAAAGAAAAAATATTACATATAGTACATAGATACGAAGATTCATTAAAATTAGTTGGAGAAGAAGTTAGAGAAGGAAATCCATCTCCTGGAAATATAGCTGGTGGGCTTACAAGTTTGGAAGAAAAATCACTAGGCTGTATACACAAAGGTGGACACAGAGTAATAAGTGAAGTATATGATTATGCAAAGCAAATTGACAAGAAGGGTCTCGTAATAATGGATACACCAGGAAATGATGCTTCATCTGTTGCTGGTATGGTTGCAGGAGGAGCTCAAGTAGTAGTATTTAGTACAGGGAGAGGGACTCCATCAGGAAATCCAATAGCTCCAGTAATAAAAATAACTGGAAATAAAATAACTTTTGCAAATATGGAAGATAATATGGATTTTGATGCTAGTCCAGTTATATATGGACCACAGACAATGGAAGAATTGACAGATGATTTATTAAATCTAGTTGTAGATGTAGCAAATGGTAAGCAATCAAAAGCAGAATCACTTGGATATACTGAAATGGCGATAGCTAGAGTGTGTAATTATGTATAA
- a CDS encoding ABC transporter ATP-binding protein — protein MLRTNNLIVGYDKKVVVSDINIEVKNGEILCLLGSNGAGKTTILRSLSKLITPIKGEIYLNDEDISHISRKTLSKKMALVLTNRLLGDLMTVQDVVNMGRYPYTGFFGNLSKKDLMMVDDSLESVNALHLKKRYFDELSDGEKQKVLVARALVQEPEIIILDEPTTHLDIKHRLELMNILKKLSKEKSISVILSLHEIDIALKSCDKVVLVKNNKIIAYGQPEDMVDENMINSLYELDDKNFNSLLGAVEISNKSKNDVFIIGGGGKATPVYRAFTKRGIGIYSGIIHENDIDYEIGRTMGIKLFTEKPFEPISDESFDLAIRNLNNSKIIIDTGFSVGETNKRNIDIIKEALKLDKKVYSFRTKSEGNDYYKRLSGNIEYVDKVSKIVDSIDTNNLL, from the coding sequence ATGTTAAGAACTAATAATTTAATTGTTGGATATGATAAAAAAGTGGTTGTAAGTGATATAAACATAGAGGTGAAAAATGGAGAAATATTATGTCTTTTGGGAAGTAATGGTGCTGGAAAAACTACTATATTAAGGTCTCTATCTAAACTTATAACACCAATAAAAGGTGAAATATATTTAAATGATGAAGATATAAGTCATATTTCCAGAAAAACACTATCTAAAAAGATGGCCTTAGTACTTACAAATAGATTGTTAGGAGATTTAATGACGGTACAAGATGTAGTTAATATGGGAAGATACCCTTATACAGGATTTTTTGGGAATCTATCTAAAAAAGATTTAATGATGGTAGATGATTCATTAGAATCTGTAAATGCACTTCATTTAAAAAAAAGATATTTTGATGAACTTAGTGATGGTGAAAAACAAAAGGTATTGGTTGCAAGAGCATTAGTTCAAGAGCCAGAAATAATAATATTAGATGAACCTACAACTCATTTAGATATAAAGCATAGATTGGAACTTATGAACATACTAAAAAAATTAAGTAAGGAAAAATCAATATCAGTAATACTTTCATTACATGAAATAGATATAGCACTAAAAAGTTGTGATAAGGTTGTTCTTGTGAAAAATAACAAAATTATAGCGTATGGTCAGCCAGAAGATATGGTAGATGAAAATATGATAAATTCACTTTATGAACTAGATGATAAAAATTTTAACAGTTTATTGGGTGCAGTAGAAATTAGCAATAAATCAAAGAATGACGTTTTTATAATTGGTGGAGGCGGTAAAGCAACACCAGTCTACAGAGCTTTTACTAAAAGAGGCATAGGTATATATTCTGGCATAATACATGAAAATGATATTGATTATGAAATTGGTAGGACTATGGGCATAAAGTTATTTACAGAAAAGCCATTTGAGCCAATAAGTGATGAAAGTTTCGATTTGGCTATTAGAAATTTAAATAATTCTAAGATTATAATAGATACAGGATTTAGTGTGGGAGAGACAAATAAAAGAAATATAGACATTATAAAAGAGGCTTTAAAATTGGATAAAAAAGTTTACTCATTTAGAACTAAAAGTGAAGGTAATGATTATTATAAGCGTTTGAGTGGTAATATAGAATATGTAGATAAAGTTTCTAAAATAGTGGATAGTATAGATACAAATAACTTATTGTAA
- a CDS encoding fumarylacetoacetate hydrolase family protein: MKFVSFSSIEDTSRNVGILSKDELFIIDVNSISLSKFFIDVNDLIQSISQDDILKLKNIISEETFNDYNVFKKEECTIYVPIEKPIHDILCVGVNYKEHLEETQTHFDSSFEEPEKTVYFTKRVIKAIGPEDEIDAHFDINNQLDYEVELGVVIGKTGVNIKKEDVEDYIFGYTVINDISARKLQKEHVQWFRGKGLDTFTSLGPCILHKSAISFPVKLNVYSRVNGEERQNSNTELFISDISDIISELSKGMTLEAGDIIATGTPSGVGMGFSPPQYMNSGDVIECEIEGIGVLKNYVK; encoded by the coding sequence ATGAAGTTTGTTAGTTTTAGTAGTATAGAAGATACATCTAGAAATGTAGGAATTCTCTCAAAAGATGAATTATTTATAATTGATGTCAATTCCATAAGTCTTAGTAAATTTTTTATAGATGTAAACGATTTAATTCAAAGTATATCTCAAGATGATATTCTTAAGTTAAAAAATATTATAAGTGAAGAAACATTCAATGACTATAATGTTTTTAAAAAAGAAGAGTGTACTATATATGTTCCTATAGAAAAGCCAATACACGATATTTTATGTGTAGGAGTAAACTATAAAGAGCATCTTGAAGAAACTCAGACTCATTTTGATAGTAGCTTTGAAGAACCTGAGAAAACAGTCTATTTTACAAAACGTGTGATAAAGGCAATAGGTCCAGAAGACGAGATAGATGCTCATTTTGATATAAATAATCAATTGGATTATGAAGTTGAACTTGGAGTAGTAATAGGTAAAACAGGTGTTAATATAAAAAAAGAAGATGTAGAAGATTATATCTTTGGATACACTGTGATAAATGATATTTCTGCTAGAAAGTTGCAAAAAGAACATGTTCAATGGTTTAGGGGAAAGGGATTAGATACATTTACATCTTTAGGGCCATGTATCTTACATAAAAGTGCAATTTCTTTTCCAGTAAAACTTAATGTATATAGTAGGGTAAATGGTGAAGAAAGACAAAATTCTAATACAGAGTTATTCATATCAGATATCTCAGATATAATTTCAGAACTTTCAAAAGGGATGACTTTAGAGGCAGGGGATATTATAGCTACTGGAACACCTTCTGGAGTGGGGATGGGTTTTTCTCCTCCTCAATATATGAATAGTGGAGATGTAATTGAATGTGAGATTGAAGGTATTGGAGTACTGAAAAATTATGTTAAGTAA
- a CDS encoding IclR family transcriptional regulator: MTSDNHRPTARILDILEALAESENGYTLTEIADAINAPKSSIFPIVHTLNARKYITINKNTSKYSIGIRSYTLGSSFFEKRTIFNYIVDEMTNIVNSCSETCQLGILDNNEVLYIGKVDSPEPIRLISYVGKKIPANCTGLGKALLCDFDKEELINLYPDGLKGFTKKSITDFDILYEQLLEVRETQIASECEESMEYLKCFAVPIRKNGCIRAAVSVTLPLFRSSEEKIELIKKLLLNAQKNIQSMMEERNEDIIIN; encoded by the coding sequence ATGACTTCAGATAATCATCGCCCAACAGCTAGGATATTAGATATTTTAGAAGCATTAGCTGAATCTGAGAATGGATATACTCTTACAGAAATAGCAGATGCTATCAATGCTCCAAAAAGTAGTATCTTTCCTATAGTCCATACACTTAATGCCAGAAAATACATTACTATTAATAAAAATACGTCTAAATATTCCATAGGTATACGTTCTTACACATTAGGGTCTTCGTTTTTTGAAAAAAGAACTATTTTTAACTACATAGTTGATGAAATGACTAATATAGTTAATTCTTGTTCTGAAACTTGCCAACTTGGTATACTTGACAATAACGAAGTTCTTTATATTGGAAAAGTTGACTCACCAGAGCCAATTAGACTTATTTCTTATGTTGGTAAAAAAATTCCTGCTAATTGTACAGGTCTTGGTAAAGCACTTTTATGTGATTTTGATAAGGAAGAGCTAATAAATTTATATCCAGATGGTTTAAAAGGATTTACAAAAAAATCAATTACTGATTTTGATATTTTGTATGAACAGCTTCTTGAAGTTCGTGAAACTCAAATAGCTTCAGAATGTGAAGAATCAATGGAATATCTAAAATGTTTTGCTGTACCAATAAGAAAAAATGGATGTATAAGAGCTGCTGTTAGTGTAACACTTCCACTTTTTAGGTCTAGTGAAGAAAAAATAGAACTAATAAAAAAATTACTTCTAAATGCACAAAAAAATATTCAATCTATGATGGAAGAACGTAATGAAGATATTATAATAAATTAG
- a CDS encoding iron ABC transporter permease gives MDFINKNRIKNTTIFITLIVGIILTFLICVAFGSVKIEFKEIIDVVLRGIDSTEHYKIIYNIRIPRVLATMVGGACLAVSGILLQIFFKNPIVEPYILGVSSGATLSVALMILGGYTLGFESINSMSIFIAAFVGALIVMSIVILFASKVKNITTLLVIGIMTGYVCSGITNILQSFANNEKLKEFTMWSMGSFSGFTWEKVEVLMIVGILGLLMTIFIIKPLNAFLLGEEYAKSIGVNIKFFRFLVVFISSILAAIVSAFAGPIGFIGLAVPQISKLIFRTSDNRVLIPVVILLGSIVTALCDLVSRVILSPIELPISAITSLLGAPIVIMLLMKRKDRA, from the coding sequence ATGGACTTTATCAATAAAAACAGAATTAAAAATACTACTATATTTATAACCTTAATTGTAGGTATAATCCTTACTTTTTTGATATGTGTAGCATTTGGTTCTGTAAAAATCGAATTTAAAGAAATAATAGATGTTGTATTAAGAGGAATAGATAGTACAGAACACTATAAAATAATTTATAATATAAGGATTCCTAGAGTTCTTGCAACTATGGTAGGAGGTGCATGTTTGGCAGTATCTGGTATTTTGCTACAGATATTTTTCAAAAACCCAATAGTTGAACCATATATATTAGGTGTGTCTTCAGGTGCCACTTTATCAGTAGCACTTATGATTTTGGGTGGGTATACATTAGGATTTGAAAGTATAAACTCAATGAGTATATTTATAGCAGCATTTGTAGGAGCTTTAATTGTAATGTCTATAGTTATCCTGTTTGCTAGCAAAGTAAAAAATATAACAACGCTTTTAGTGATAGGAATTATGACTGGATATGTATGTAGTGGAATAACAAATATATTACAATCATTTGCAAATAATGAAAAATTAAAGGAATTTACGATGTGGTCTATGGGGAGTTTCTCAGGATTTACATGGGAAAAAGTAGAAGTACTTATGATAGTTGGCATATTAGGTCTTTTGATGACTATATTCATAATAAAACCTCTAAATGCTTTTTTATTAGGAGAAGAATATGCAAAGAGTATTGGTGTAAATATAAAATTTTTTAGATTTTTAGTAGTATTTATATCGAGTATACTAGCGGCAATAGTATCAGCATTTGCGGGTCCTATAGGATTTATTGGTCTTGCAGTACCACAAATCTCAAAATTGATATTTAGAACATCAGACAATAGAGTATTGATACCAGTAGTAATTCTTTTAGGAAGTATAGTTACAGCTCTTTGTGATTTAGTATCCAGAGTAATTTTATCACCAATAGAATTACCAATAAGTGCAATAACTTCATTATTAGGTGCTCCAATTGTAATAATGTTATTGATGAAAAGGAAGGATAGGGCTTAG
- a CDS encoding ABC transporter substrate-binding protein: MKFKSNVLKQFFLAVIVIFLAGGIVGCSKKDKANEQVSTGEKLELKYASGFSVETLENGIKKVVDGDNRELILIPKKIKIPEKYKNANIVRTPVDNVLIASTTQACSLRTIGELDSIKAVTTEEQYWTIKEIKNLMKDGKIHYVGSNLAPDYEKIVDLNPDLTIVSSGLSEADTKFIDKLDELGINYVVDNEYKEQNPFGRMEWTSLIAAFYDKEEIATSELDKTVQKIEEVSKKIKNKSKPKVVWASVYEGNAYIAPKNSYVDNMINMAGGINACASIDSNEGRVSIEQLHEVAKDADIFVYSSSSDYAPNLESIKSSAPVLADLDVVKKGNLWVFAPDYYQSVDKTDELVVDLVEMFHPGTTGEKIKHYINYDK; encoded by the coding sequence ATGAAATTTAAATCAAATGTTTTAAAGCAGTTTTTTTTAGCTGTAATTGTAATTTTTTTGGCAGGAGGTATTGTAGGCTGTAGCAAAAAAGACAAAGCTAATGAACAAGTTAGTACTGGGGAAAAATTAGAATTAAAATATGCAAGTGGATTTAGTGTTGAGACTTTAGAAAATGGAATTAAAAAGGTTGTTGATGGAGACAATAGAGAACTAATTTTAATTCCTAAAAAGATAAAAATACCTGAAAAATATAAAAATGCAAATATAGTTAGAACACCTGTAGATAATGTATTGATAGCATCAACAACACAAGCTTGCTCTTTAAGGACAATAGGTGAGTTAGATAGTATAAAAGCAGTAACAACAGAAGAACAATATTGGACTATCAAAGAAATTAAAAATTTAATGAAAGATGGTAAGATACATTATGTTGGCTCAAATTTAGCACCAGATTATGAAAAAATAGTAGATTTAAATCCTGACTTGACTATAGTGAGTAGTGGTTTATCGGAAGCGGATACAAAGTTTATAGATAAATTAGATGAATTGGGAATTAACTATGTTGTAGATAATGAATATAAAGAGCAAAATCCATTTGGAAGAATGGAGTGGACAAGCTTAATAGCTGCATTCTATGATAAAGAGGAGATAGCTACTAGTGAATTAGATAAAACAGTACAAAAAATAGAAGAGGTTAGTAAAAAAATAAAAAATAAAAGTAAACCTAAAGTTGTATGGGCATCTGTATATGAAGGTAATGCTTATATAGCGCCTAAAAATTCATATGTAGATAATATGATAAACATGGCAGGTGGAATAAATGCTTGTGCCTCAATAGATTCAAATGAAGGGCGAGTAAGTATTGAGCAATTGCATGAAGTGGCAAAAGATGCAGATATATTTGTATATTCATCAAGTTCAGATTATGCACCAAATTTAGAGTCTATAAAATCTAGTGCACCAGTGTTAGCTGACTTAGATGTTGTAAAAAAAGGTAATTTATGGGTCTTTGCTCCAGATTATTATCAATCAGTGGATAAGACAGATGAATTAGTAGTAGATTTAGTTGAGATGTTTCACCCAGGTACAACTGGTGAAAAGATTAAGCACTATATAAATTATGATAAATAA
- a CDS encoding pentapeptide repeat-containing protein, with protein MKTISRQELEKTLEKHYLWLKNNNDGEKADLKEVRLENMDLSGYCLSNIDFSWSDLINLNLEKADLKNSSFKNSYFSDCSLKNSILKNVDLSGANFRFCDLSNSDIRGANLENSNLEYATLDGVISDESTCFFKLYCPETGAFVAYKKCFNFRMVQLLIPSDAKRVSATSNACRCDKAKVLSITSIDGKESFKSARAYVDENFIYRVGEMVVAEDFHENRWKESTTGIHFFLTREEAIGYL; from the coding sequence ATGAAAACTATTTCTAGACAAGAATTAGAAAAAACACTTGAAAAACATTATTTATGGCTTAAAAATAATAATGATGGAGAAAAGGCAGATTTAAAAGAAGTAAGATTAGAAAATATGGATTTAAGTGGATATTGTTTAAGTAATATTGACTTTTCGTGGTCTGACCTTATCAATTTAAATTTAGAAAAAGCAGATTTAAAAAACTCTAGTTTTAAGAATTCTTATTTTTCAGACTGTTCATTAAAAAATTCTATATTAAAAAATGTAGACTTAAGTGGTGCTAACTTTAGATTTTGTGATTTGTCTAACTCAGATATTAGAGGAGCTAATTTAGAAAATTCTAATTTGGAATATGCTACATTGGATGGAGTAATATCAGATGAGAGTACTTGTTTTTTTAAGTTATACTGTCCTGAAACAGGTGCATTTGTAGCTTATAAAAAATGTTTTAATTTTAGAATGGTACAATTATTGATACCAAGTGATGCAAAAAGAGTATCTGCTACATCAAATGCTTGTAGATGCGATAAAGCAAAAGTACTGTCAATTACAAGTATAGATGGTAAAGAATCTTTTAAAAGTGCTCGTGCATATGTTGATGAAAATTTTATATATCGAGTAGGAGAAATGGTAGTAGCTGAAGATTTTCATGAAAATAGATGGAAGGAATCAACTACAGGAATTCACTTTTTTTTAACTAGAGAAGAAGCTATTGGATATCTATAA
- a CDS encoding dihydrodipicolinate synthase family protein yields MKAEFLTPVVTIFDEDGNLDREGNKKVYDHLIDGGVDGLVIMGSTGEFFNMSMDMQKELIDLVVNHVDKRVKVFIGTSRMCVDESIELSNYAHNSGADGVMIISPYYFSLDDDSIELFYSKIAENTDAEIYLYNYPDRTGYDLSPELTLKLARKHKNIVGYKDTVTLMGHTRDLINTMKTEFPDFKIYSGYDENFIHNLMSGGAGCIGGLSNLIPEICSKWAEAYNNKDMDKVIEIQQYINKAMDFYLITNPFIPAMKKAMNIRGLEISDYVTVPFIKPDENQVCKIKKLMDELNIN; encoded by the coding sequence ATGAAAGCAGAATTTTTGACACCAGTTGTTACAATATTTGATGAAGACGGAAATTTAGATAGAGAAGGAAATAAAAAAGTCTATGACCACCTTATAGATGGAGGCGTAGATGGTTTAGTTATAATGGGAAGTACTGGAGAGTTCTTCAATATGTCTATGGATATGCAAAAAGAACTTATAGATTTAGTAGTTAATCATGTTGATAAGAGAGTTAAAGTGTTTATAGGTACAAGTCGTATGTGTGTAGATGAGTCTATTGAACTTTCAAATTATGCACATAATAGTGGAGCAGATGGAGTTATGATAATAAGTCCTTATTATTTCTCACTTGATGATGATAGTATTGAACTGTTTTACAGTAAAATAGCTGAAAACACAGATGCTGAAATATACCTATATAATTATCCAGATAGAACTGGTTATGATTTAAGTCCAGAACTTACATTAAAACTTGCAAGAAAGCATAAAAATATAGTTGGATATAAAGATACAGTAACTTTAATGGGACACACTAGAGATTTAATAAATACTATGAAAACAGAGTTCCCAGATTTTAAGATATATAGTGGATATGATGAAAATTTTATACACAACTTAATGTCTGGAGGAGCAGGATGTATAGGAGGATTATCAAATCTAATTCCAGAAATTTGTTCTAAGTGGGCTGAAGCTTATAATAATAAGGACATGGATAAAGTTATTGAAATTCAACAGTATATTAATAAAGCAATGGATTTTTATTTAATAACAAATCCATTTATACCAGCAATGAAGAAAGCTATGAATATTAGAGGATTAGAAATAAGTGATTATGTAACAGTTCCATTTATAAAGCCAGATGAAAATCAAGTATGTAAAATTAAAAAGTTAATGGATGAATTAAATATAAATTAG
- a CDS encoding iron-containing alcohol dehydrogenase, giving the protein MSIYYVPPINLLGKGCLSEAKDSIKSLGTKKAFIVSDKFLTSNGTVKKVTDMLSQIGVNFAIYDEVKPNPTVTNVNNGLEILKSENCDFVITIGGGSPQDCGKAISILATNGGDIRDYEGVNKTSKKCLPIVAITTTAGTSAEVTINYVITDEDRHVKMIMVDTNALATMTVNDPELMISKPANLTAATGMDALTHAIEAVVANGAYDVTDSTALYSIKQIFKYLPRAVKDGNDVDAREQMCYACFLNGIAFSNAGLGNVHAMAHQLGGLYYLPHGVCNAMLLPIVEEENAKSAPSKFRPIAEIIGMNVHDKSDKECVDFVIDKIKALSEEVGIPKSLKDVGVDNPNFELLAENSMKDACAGANPVFFDKDKIIELFKKIS; this is encoded by the coding sequence ATGAGTATCTACTATGTACCACCAATAAACTTACTTGGAAAAGGGTGTCTTAGTGAAGCTAAAGATTCAATTAAATCTTTAGGCACTAAAAAAGCATTTATTGTTAGTGATAAATTTCTAACTTCAAATGGTACTGTAAAAAAAGTAACAGATATGTTATCTCAAATAGGTGTGAATTTTGCTATTTATGATGAAGTTAAACCAAATCCAACTGTAACTAATGTCAATAATGGACTTGAAATATTAAAATCAGAAAATTGCGACTTCGTTATAACTATAGGTGGCGGTTCTCCACAAGATTGTGGTAAAGCTATTTCTATATTAGCTACCAATGGAGGGGACATTAGAGATTATGAAGGTGTAAATAAAACTTCTAAAAAATGTCTTCCTATAGTTGCTATAACTACTACTGCTGGTACATCAGCTGAAGTTACAATAAACTATGTTATAACAGATGAAGATAGACATGTAAAAATGATAATGGTTGATACAAATGCACTAGCTACAATGACAGTAAATGACCCAGAATTAATGATTAGTAAACCAGCTAACTTAACAGCGGCAACTGGTATGGATGCACTTACTCATGCTATAGAAGCTGTAGTGGCTAATGGAGCTTATGATGTTACAGATTCAACTGCACTATATTCTATAAAACAAATATTTAAATATCTTCCTAGAGCTGTTAAAGATGGTAATGATGTAGATGCTAGAGAGCAAATGTGTTATGCTTGTTTTCTAAATGGAATTGCTTTTAGTAATGCAGGTCTTGGAAATGTTCATGCCATGGCTCATCAATTGGGAGGTTTATATTATTTACCTCATGGGGTATGTAATGCTATGTTGCTACCAATAGTTGAAGAAGAAAATGCTAAATCTGCACCTTCTAAATTCCGTCCAATAGCAGAAATTATTGGAATGAATGTACATGACAAATCAGATAAAGAATGTGTTGATTTTGTAATAGATAAAATAAAGGCTCTTTCAGAAGAGGTGGGAATCCCAAAATCTTTAAAAGATGTTGGTGTTGATAATCCTAATTTTGAGTTGCTTGCTGAAAATTCTATGAAAGATGCTTGTGCTGGAGCTAATCCTGTTTTCTTTGATAAAGACAAGATTATAGAATTATTTAAGAAAATCTCTTAA
- a CDS encoding 2-keto-3-deoxygluconate permease: MIMDFIKKIPAGMMIVPMFIAAFINTFCPDIVQIGSFTTAVFSSVGSATIIGVQLVCLGTQLQFKEMPKVLKRGGILLGSKFAIGALIGILIGKLFGMDGVLGLTTLAVISAVTNSNGSIYLSLMTSYGDETDCATMSLLTLNDGPFFTLIALGTSGLANVPLMSLLAAIVPILVGMIIGNFDKKMKEFLEPGCNLLVPFVGFALGSSINLASILKGGLSGVLLGLISVFVGGVFIVFCDRFIGKRPGYAGWAVATTAGNAIAVPAAVALVDPTWQPYVATATTQVAAAVVVTAILVPLITSWWAKKYGCPKFPKQKDDGTIVA, encoded by the coding sequence ATGATAATGGATTTTATTAAAAAAATTCCTGCAGGTATGATGATAGTTCCAATGTTTATAGCAGCTTTCATTAATACATTTTGCCCAGATATTGTACAAATAGGTTCATTTACAACAGCAGTATTTTCAAGTGTTGGGTCTGCAACTATAATAGGGGTTCAGCTAGTGTGTCTTGGAACTCAGCTTCAATTTAAAGAAATGCCAAAAGTATTAAAAAGAGGAGGCATACTTCTTGGTTCTAAATTTGCTATAGGTGCTTTAATAGGTATACTTATAGGAAAATTATTTGGAATGGATGGAGTATTAGGTCTTACAACTTTGGCAGTTATAAGTGCAGTTACAAATAGTAATGGTAGTATATATCTTTCATTAATGACTTCATATGGAGATGAAACAGATTGTGCAACTATGAGTTTACTTACTTTGAATGATGGCCCATTTTTTACATTGATAGCTCTTGGGACTTCAGGACTTGCAAATGTTCCATTAATGTCATTATTAGCTGCAATTGTACCAATACTTGTTGGTATGATAATAGGTAACTTTGATAAAAAGATGAAAGAATTTTTAGAACCAGGGTGTAATTTATTAGTTCCTTTTGTAGGATTTGCACTTGGAAGTAGCATAAATCTTGCAAGTATATTAAAAGGAGGATTATCTGGAGTATTACTTGGATTAATATCTGTGTTTGTAGGAGGCGTATTTATAGTATTCTGTGATAGATTTATAGGTAAACGTCCAGGGTATGCAGGATGGGCTGTAGCTACAACTGCAGGGAATGCAATTGCTGTTCCTGCTGCTGTTGCATTAGTTGACCCAACATGGCAACCATATGTTGCAACAGCTACAACTCAAGTAGCAGCTGCAGTAGTTGTTACTGCGATATTAGTTCCTCTTATAACTAGCTGGTGGGCTAAGAAATATGGATGTCCTAAATTCCCAAAACAAAAAGATGATGGTACCATAGTCGCCTGA